The following proteins are co-located in the Plasmodium vinckei vinckei genome assembly, chromosome: PVVCY_11 genome:
- a CDS encoding peptidyl-prolyl cis-trans isomerase, putative: MSFMQFFKKPSQDEKGKETDKNEEKENITDGESSDGSYGPCPLGETGNKKDKESDQEDSDNNDKENEIKDSSVSTKNKGNVISNKRKVKESKKSHKKVRINNDIYLKNIPTNKNYEVSYMHTDVVTHVLVSNKKKYIVTGSCNGVIKFWYKNVGSIEFVKHFKIHSDEIIYLFMSEDEEFLGSLSKDKTYKQFDISSFDMNIIIKLDFLPKTGEFVYSSFFSTSVKVAISSSEKPRIYIYKPLESDICIHTIDLSSSIIEIIKYNKVYNLCILSDNKGIIDIVDATNFKFPNKNNNNNPMINNSDIENNDMDILTSIDARYNGAKKIAFSYKSETDLYELCKYKTYALCINISSDGEFMVIFSENYFIRIYKFKTMKLYRVYDESTEMYLTAQNDPLKKNLHIDSLDFGKRLFIEKEIKKHIKNQNMRLDMVIFDESNQYIIYTTFIGIKVVNFITNQLCYIIGKNETNLRYLSISLYQKIIPANKIKTNVHESLYINEKNISDCALFCTVYKKARFYVFTKKIVNEHELDERDIYNEQPNKNELSSLLSTKSIENIEKNNNNKTPKSAIIYTTMGEIHISLFYKECKKTVLNFATHSTNGYYNNCIFHRVIKHFMIQTGDPGGDGTGGESIWGSEFEDEFFDHLNHSKPFMVSMANCGPNTNGSQFFITTVPCPWLDFKHTVFGKVTQGTKVVLDIEKVRTDKRDKPLDEIKILNIKISH; this comes from the coding sequence ATGAGTTTTatgcaattttttaaaaaaccaAGTCAAGATGAAAAGGGTAAAGAAactgataaaaatgaagaaaaagaaaatatcaCAGATGGTGAATCGAGTGATGGAAGTTATGGACCATGTCCTTTAGGAGAAactggaaataaaaaagataaagagTCTGACCAAGAAGATAGTGACAATAATGacaaagaaaatgaaataaaagattCATCAGTAtctacaaaaaataaaggaaatgtaatatcaaataaaagaaaagttaaagaaagtaaaaaatCTCACAAAAAAGTGAGAATAAacaatgatatatatttaaaaaacattccaacaaataaaaattatgaagtgagttatatgcatacagATGTTGTAACTCATGTTCTTgtaagtaataaaaaaaaatatatagtaacAGGAAGTTGTAATGGggttataaaattttggtataaaaatgtaggATCTATTGAATTtgtaaaacattttaaaattcaTTCCGatgaaattatatacttatttatgTCAGAGGACGAAGAATTTTTAGGAAGTTTGTCAAAAGATAAAACTTATAAACAATTTGATATTAGTAGTTTtgatatgaatataataataaaattagatTTTTTACCTAAAACAGGAGAATTTGTttattcttcatttttttcaacatcTGTAAAAGTAGCTATATCATCAAGTGAAAAGCCACGcatctatatttataaaccTTTAGAAAGCgatatatgtatacatacAATAGACTTAAGTTCTAGCATtattgaaataataaaatataataaagtatataatttatgtatattaagTGATAATAAAGGAATTATTGACATAGTAGATGCtactaattttaaatttccaaataaaaataataataataatcctATGATAAATAACAGtgatatagaaaataatgatatggATATATTAACTTCTATAGATGCAAGATACAATGGAGCTAAAAAAATCGCCTTCTCTTATAAAAGTGAAACTGATTTATACgaattatgtaaatataaaacttatGCATtgtgtataaatataagctCAGATGGAGAATTTATGGTCATTTTTTcagaaaattattttatacgtatatataaatttaaaaccATGAAATTATATAGAGTTTATGATGAAAGTACAGAAATGTATTTAACTGCACAAAATGAtccattaaaaaaaaacttacaTATAGATAGTTTAGATTTTGGAAAAAGActttttatagaaaaagaaataaaaaaacatataaaaaatcaaaatatgaGATTAGATATGGTTATATTCGATGAATCTaatcaatatataatatatacaacttTTATTGGTATAAAAGTGgtcaattttattactaATCAATTATGTTATATAATTGGGAAGAATGAAACAAATTTGAGATATTTATCTATTTCcttatatcaaaaaataatacctgctaataaaattaaaacaaatgtTCATGaatctttatatattaatgaaaaaaatatatctgaTTGTGCTTTATTCTGTACTGTATACAAAAAAGCTAGATTTTATGTTTtcactaaaaaaatagtaaatgAACATGAGTTAGATGAAagagatatatataatgagcaaccaaacaaaaatgaattgagttcattattatcaacAAAATCTATAGAAAacattgaaaaaaataataataataaaactcCGAAAAGtgctattatttatacaacAATGGGTGAAATACATATTAGTTTGTTTTATAAAGAGTGTAAAAAAACTGTTCTAAATTTTGCAACTCATTCAACAAATggatattataataattgtatTTTCCATAGAGTtattaaacattttatgATTCAAACTGGAGACCCAGGGGGTGATGGCACAGGAGGTGAAAGTATTTGGGGAAGTGAATTTGAAGACGAATTTTTTGATCACCTTAATCACTCAAAACCCTTTATGGTATCTATGGCAAATTGTGGACCTAATACTAATGGATCACAATTTTTCATAACAACTGTTCCTTGCCCTTGGTTAGATTTTAAACACACTGTTTTTGGAAAAGTAACACAAGGAACAAAAGTTGTTTTGGATATAGAAAAAGTTCGTACTGACAAAAGGGATAAACCGTTAGATGaaatcaaaattttaaacataaaaattagcCACTAA